One Ensifer adhaerens genomic window, CAAGGCCGGGCCAGTCCTCGTGCTTCAGCATCAGGCAGGACGGGTGGTTGGCCATGATCTTCGCAATGACGCCGGGCGTCATGACGACCGTAAGCGTCAGCGGGTAGTCCTGCAGCACCCACGGCACATCTTCGCCGACAGCCTCGACTGCGCCTGCGAAATAGTTGACGATCTGGTCGTCAGTGCGCAGCGCAGGAGGCGGAGCGATCATCACGCCGGCAGCCCCCATGTCCATCGAGACACGCGCCAAAGAGCGCATGCTGGCGAACCCTGGAGCAGAGACGCCGACGATCACTGGAATTTTGGACCGTGAGACCACACGCTTGACGATGGCCCGGCTTTCCTCCGGCTCGAGCTTCGGAGCCTCGCCCATGATCCCGAGGATCGTGACGCCGGTGCAGCCGCTCTCCTCATAAAAATCCGTCAGCTTGTCGATCGAATTGAAGTCGATCGAGCCGTCGTCGAGGAATGGTGTGGTTGCGATGGCGTAGACGCCTTTGGATTGCGTGCTGAATGTCATTTCTGGCTGTCCCTCCAGGCCTCATACCGGGCCTTCGTTTCTGCATTCATTGGGTAAAGACCGGGAAGCGGCACGCCCCGATCGACTTCGCTCATGATCCAGGCCTCCATGCGCTCCTGCTCGGGCGCTTCCGCCAGCACCTCGTCGAGAAACGCTACCGGGATGAGGACTGCACCGTCGTCATCCACCACGACGATGTCGCCCGGAAGCACGGCAACGCCACCGCAATTGATTGGCTCCTGCGATCCGACGAAGGTCAGCCCCGCGACGGAGGGCGGTGCGGCTATGCCATTGCACCACACCTTCATGCCGCTCGCCAGCACGCCCTCGGCGTCACGCATCACGCCGTCGGTGACGAGGCCGGCGACGTTGCGTTTCGCCATCCGGGCGCACAGGATGTCGCCGAAGATGCCTGCATCGCTGATGCCCATGGCGTCGGCGACGGCGACGCAGCCCTCCGGCATCGCCTCGATCGCCGCCCGGGTGGAGATCGGCGATGCCCAACTCGCGGGCGTGGCGAGGTCCTCGCGCGCGGGGATGAAGCGCAGGGTAAATGCCTTGCCGACAACCCGCCCCTGGCCAGGCTTCAACGGCCTGGTGCCACGCATCCAGACATTGCGAAGCCCTTTCTTGAGGAGAACCGTCGTGAGCGTCGCCGTGGATACACCCTTCAGGGTTTCAATGACGTGAGGCTCAAGTGTCATGAAAGATCTCGCCCATCAGATGCTGTTGATCAGGCCGCCATCGACGCGGATGACGGAGCCGGTGATGTAGGATGCACGGGGACTGGCAAGGAAGGTGACTGTGTCGCCGTATTCCTTCGGGTCGCCGTAGCGGCCAACGGGAATGGACCCGGTGCTTTCGGCCGTGACATCGGCGACCAGCCGGTTCTCGCGTTTCGCTTTCTGCTCGTCCAGAAACACGATGCGCCCGGTGGCGATGCGTCCGGGCAGCACGATGTTTGCGGTGATGCCGTCACGCCCGACCTCGCGCGCCAAGGTTTTGGACCAGCCAACCAGCGCCAGGCGCAGGCTGTTCGATATCCCGAGATTGGCAATCGGCGCGACGACGCCGGAAGACGTGGAGGTGATGATACGCCCCCACTTGCGCTCGCGCATGCTCGGAAGCACCGCATCGGTGACCGCGATCACCGAACGAACCATGAGATCGAAGTACTTCGACCAATCATCGGGCGACTGGCCTGCGGCAGGCGTCGGCGGCGGACCGCCGGTGTTGTTGACCAGGATATCGACCGGACCGAACGCGCTGTTTATGGCCTCAAGCTTCCGACCAACCAGGGACAGGTCGCTGATATCCCAGAGCAGCGGAATGGCCTTGCCCCCCTCGGCCTTTACTGCATCCGCGGTCGCCTTGGCACTTTCCTCGTGGATGTCGGCGACGACGACGGAAACACCTTCGGCCGCAAGCGATCTTGCTATGGCGCCGCCAAGTCCGCCACCGGCGCCGAATACGAGCGCCGTCTTGCTGTTCAACTGAAGATCCAACTTTTCCTCCATCGCTTCCGGGTCACTATGGCAAGGCGGAAACGGAAGAAAAACCTTCCTTTTTATCCCTTTAGACGATAGTAAAACTAACGATGGAAACGCGTTTTCTCGAAACCTTTCTGACGGTCGTGGAACACGGCTCCCTGGCTGAGGCCTCGCGCCGGCTCGGCGTC contains:
- a CDS encoding dihydrodipicolinate synthase family protein, which codes for MTFSTQSKGVYAIATTPFLDDGSIDFNSIDKLTDFYEESGCTGVTILGIMGEAPKLEPEESRAIVKRVVSRSKIPVIVGVSAPGFASMRSLARVSMDMGAAGVMIAPPPALRTDDQIVNYFAGAVEAVGEDVPWVLQDYPLTLTVVMTPGVIAKIMANHPSCLMLKHEDWPGLEKISKLRAMQKAGELRDFSVLCGNGGMFLDFEPERGADGAMTGYGFPDMLTELMGLFAAGKRDEAHDLFDAHLPLIRYEQQLGVGLAVRKHVLKRRGVIASDAQRKPAQMLTPIARAEVDYLLARVARHDKRAAL
- a CDS encoding ribonuclease activity regulator RraA is translated as MTLEPHVIETLKGVSTATLTTVLLKKGLRNVWMRGTRPLKPGQGRVVGKAFTLRFIPAREDLATPASWASPISTRAAIEAMPEGCVAVADAMGISDAGIFGDILCARMAKRNVAGLVTDGVMRDAEGVLASGMKVWCNGIAAPPSVAGLTFVGSQEPINCGGVAVLPGDIVVVDDDGAVLIPVAFLDEVLAEAPEQERMEAWIMSEVDRGVPLPGLYPMNAETKARYEAWRDSQK
- a CDS encoding SDR family oxidoreductase, with product MDLQLNSKTALVFGAGGGLGGAIARSLAAEGVSVVVADIHEESAKATADAVKAEGGKAIPLLWDISDLSLVGRKLEAINSAFGPVDILVNNTGGPPPTPAAGQSPDDWSKYFDLMVRSVIAVTDAVLPSMRERKWGRIITSTSSGVVAPIANLGISNSLRLALVGWSKTLAREVGRDGITANIVLPGRIATGRIVFLDEQKAKRENRLVADVTAESTGSIPVGRYGDPKEYGDTVTFLASPRASYITGSVIRVDGGLINSI